A stretch of the Photobacterium sp. CCB-ST2H9 genome encodes the following:
- the tssC gene encoding type VI secretion system contractile sheath large subunit: MSVEQQTATQGAAEAEASLSFLDRAITATAQTPVDTTKELLSILTSQALEGTVTWDKNLTLTIEKAISALDAKISEQLSSVMKNNDFQKLEGTWLGLQKLVKNSELGPDLKIKLADYTKDELLEQFEDAPAIDRSRFFTMVYQEEFGTAGGQPYGVLLGDYEFGYGDEDVALLRYMGEVASASHAPFIAAANASMFDFNSFATFADGKPVAAGFDSPAYASWNAFRASDDSRYVALTLPKTMARLPYGSATIPVKSFDFEELKTRDNGQQIVSSDKDFVWSNAAYEFGLLLTQAYTQYGWCTAIRGTENGGKVENLPNFTYHSDAGDLLQQCPTQVNLTDEREKELSDLGFLPLVHYKNTNYAVFMGAQTTHKPKTYTDADATANAAISARLPYTMASSRIAQYLKVMGRDRIGSNLDPNDVEKDLNTWIHQYVNPNAIGNEAKARHPLVEAKVTVEEQAGRPGAYSAVAYLRPWLQMEELTTSLRMVANIPG; the protein is encoded by the coding sequence ATGTCTGTCGAACAACAAACCGCAACGCAGGGCGCTGCTGAAGCTGAAGCGTCGCTGAGTTTTCTTGATCGTGCCATCACCGCGACCGCACAAACACCGGTGGATACCACCAAAGAATTGCTGAGCATTCTGACGTCGCAGGCACTGGAAGGCACGGTCACCTGGGACAAAAACCTGACGCTGACGATTGAGAAAGCCATCAGCGCACTGGATGCGAAAATTTCTGAGCAGCTGTCTTCGGTCATGAAGAACAATGACTTCCAGAAACTGGAAGGCACCTGGCTGGGCTTGCAAAAGCTGGTTAAAAACAGCGAACTGGGTCCGGACCTGAAAATCAAGCTGGCCGACTACACCAAAGATGAGCTGCTTGAGCAGTTTGAAGACGCGCCGGCGATCGATCGCAGCCGCTTCTTCACCATGGTTTATCAGGAAGAGTTCGGCACCGCGGGCGGTCAGCCTTACGGCGTCCTGCTGGGTGATTACGAATTCGGTTACGGCGACGAAGACGTCGCATTGCTGCGTTATATGGGCGAAGTGGCTTCCGCATCTCATGCACCCTTCATCGCCGCCGCCAACGCCAGCATGTTTGATTTCAACTCGTTTGCCACGTTTGCAGACGGGAAACCGGTCGCCGCTGGGTTTGACTCACCGGCTTACGCCAGCTGGAACGCATTCCGCGCCAGCGATGACTCTCGCTATGTTGCGCTGACGCTGCCGAAAACTATGGCGCGCCTGCCGTATGGCTCCGCGACCATCCCGGTGAAATCATTCGATTTTGAAGAGCTGAAGACCCGCGACAACGGCCAGCAAATCGTTTCTTCAGACAAAGATTTCGTCTGGAGTAACGCGGCATACGAATTTGGTCTGCTGCTGACGCAGGCATACACCCAGTACGGCTGGTGTACGGCCATTCGCGGAACGGAAAATGGCGGTAAAGTCGAAAACCTGCCGAACTTCACTTACCACTCGGATGCCGGAGATCTGCTCCAGCAGTGTCCGACGCAGGTGAACCTGACCGACGAGCGTGAAAAAGAGCTCAGCGATCTGGGCTTCCTGCCGCTGGTTCACTACAAAAACACCAACTACGCGGTGTTTATGGGTGCACAGACCACGCACAAGCCGAAAACCTATACCGACGCGGATGCGACTGCCAACGCCGCGATTTCGGCACGTCTGCCGTACACCATGGCCAGCAGCCGTATCGCTCAGTACCTGAAGGTGATGGGTCGTGACCGGATTGGTTCGAACCTGGATCCGAATGATGTTGAGAAAGATCTCAACACCTGGATTCACCAGTACGTGAACCCGAACGCTATCGGCAACGAAGCCAAAGCGCGTCACCCGCTGGTGGAAGCGAAAGTCACCGTTGAAGAGCAGGCCGGTCGTCCGGGTGCCTATT
- the tssB gene encoding type VI secretion system contractile sheath small subunit yields the protein MALNSQHKRVSKNRVSITYDVETNGSVETKELPFVVGVIGDFSGHKPESEKVDLEEREFTGIDKDNFDTVMGTIHPRLSYKVDNKLANDDSQFEVNLSFRSMKDFHPENLVEQIDPLKQLVETRNQLKVLLSKADRSRDLERLLKEVLQSADAIQGLAQELGLDKEGAE from the coding sequence ATGGCATTGAACTCACAACATAAACGCGTCAGCAAAAACCGCGTCAGCATTACCTATGATGTTGAAACGAATGGCTCTGTTGAGACCAAAGAGCTGCCGTTCGTGGTCGGCGTGATCGGTGACTTCTCCGGCCACAAACCAGAATCTGAAAAAGTGGATCTTGAAGAGCGTGAGTTTACCGGTATCGATAAAGATAACTTCGATACGGTGATGGGCACCATCCATCCGCGTCTTTCGTACAAAGTCGACAATAAACTGGCCAACGATGACAGCCAGTTTGAAGTGAATTTGAGCTTCCGCTCGATGAAAGATTTCCACCCGGAGAATCTGGTTGAACAGATTGATCCGCTGAAACAACTGGTTGAAACCCGAAATCAACTGAAAGTACTGCTGAGCAAAGCGGATCGCTCGCGCGATCTGGAGCGTTTGCTGAAGGAAGTGCTGCAAAGTGCGGATGCCATTCAAGGGCTTGCGCAGGAACTGGGTCTGGATAAAGAGGGAGCGGAATAA